The following are from one region of the Streptomyces changanensis genome:
- the chcB gene encoding 2-cyclohexenylcarbonyl CoA isomerase, with product MADTVLYEVSDGLATVTINRPDAMNAMNTEAKVALRDALEAAGADPAVRAVLLTATGRAFCVGQDLKEHVESLAGGEAMRTVREHYNPIVRAITGMPKPVVAGVNGVAAGAGFGFALAADHRVVAETATFNTSFAGVALTADSGMSWTLPRLVGPSRAADLMLFPRTLSAQEAYDLGLVSRLVPAAELAAEALAAARALAEGPTVAYAAIKASMAYGAGHTLAETLEKEDELQTRAGASEDHRIAVDAFLAKRRPQYVGR from the coding sequence ATGGCCGACACCGTGCTGTACGAGGTGAGCGACGGGCTCGCGACCGTCACCATCAACCGGCCGGACGCGATGAACGCGATGAACACCGAGGCGAAGGTCGCGCTGCGGGACGCCCTGGAGGCGGCGGGCGCGGACCCGGCCGTGCGCGCGGTGCTGCTGACCGCCACGGGGCGGGCGTTCTGCGTGGGGCAGGACCTCAAGGAGCACGTCGAGTCGCTGGCCGGCGGCGAGGCCATGCGCACGGTCCGGGAGCACTACAACCCCATCGTGCGGGCGATCACCGGCATGCCGAAGCCCGTGGTGGCCGGGGTGAACGGCGTCGCGGCGGGTGCGGGCTTCGGCTTCGCGCTGGCGGCGGACCACCGGGTCGTCGCGGAGACGGCGACGTTCAACACCTCGTTCGCGGGGGTGGCGCTCACCGCCGACTCCGGCATGTCGTGGACGCTGCCGCGGCTGGTCGGGCCGAGCCGCGCCGCCGACCTGATGCTCTTCCCGCGCACGCTCTCGGCCCAGGAGGCGTACGACCTGGGCCTGGTCAGCCGGCTGGTACCGGCCGCCGAACTGGCCGCGGAGGCGCTGGCGGCGGCCCGCGCGCTCGCCGAGGGGCCCACGGTCGCGTACGCCGCGATCAAGGCGTCCATGGCGTACGGGGCCGGCCACACCCTCGCCGAGACCCTGGAGAAGGAGGACGAGCTGCAGACCCGGGCGGGCGCCTCCGAGGACCACCGGATCGCGGTGGACGCCTTCCTCGCCAAGCGCAGGCCCCAGTACGTGGGCCGCTAG
- a CDS encoding LOG family protein, which translates to MGNPEAEGVRAEQRLGPVLRRRDQVQPGTADQRLLDTAGESDWVHTDPWRVMRIQSEFVEGFGALAELPNAISVFGSARTPAGTPEYEAGERLGKALVEAGFAVITGGGPGAMEAANKGAREANGISVGLGIELPFEQGLNPHVDIGVNFRYFFVRKTMFVKYAQGFVVLPGGLGTLDELFEALTLVQTRKVTRFPIVLFGTAYWSGLVDWLRDTVIAQGKAAERDLLLFHLTDDVEEAVALVSKETGR; encoded by the coding sequence ATGGGGAACCCCGAGGCCGAGGGTGTACGCGCCGAGCAGCGGCTGGGGCCGGTGCTCCGCCGCAGGGACCAGGTCCAGCCCGGCACCGCCGATCAGCGGCTGCTGGACACGGCGGGCGAATCGGACTGGGTCCACACCGACCCGTGGCGGGTCATGCGGATCCAGTCCGAGTTCGTCGAGGGCTTCGGCGCGCTGGCCGAACTGCCCAACGCCATCAGCGTCTTCGGCTCGGCGCGCACCCCGGCCGGCACACCGGAGTACGAGGCCGGCGAGCGGCTCGGCAAGGCCCTCGTCGAGGCCGGCTTCGCGGTCATCACGGGCGGCGGCCCCGGCGCGATGGAGGCCGCCAACAAGGGCGCGCGGGAGGCGAACGGCATCTCGGTCGGCCTGGGCATCGAGCTCCCCTTCGAGCAGGGCCTCAACCCGCACGTCGACATCGGCGTGAACTTCCGCTACTTCTTCGTGCGGAAGACGATGTTCGTGAAGTACGCCCAGGGCTTCGTCGTCCTCCCCGGTGGCCTCGGCACGCTCGACGAGCTCTTCGAGGCGCTGACCCTGGTCCAGACGCGGAAGGTCACCCGGTTCCCGATCGTCCTCTTCGGCACCGCGTACTGGTCGGGCCTGGTGGACTGGCTGCGCGACACCGTCATCGCGCAGGGCAAGGCCGCGGAGCGCGACCTGCTGCTCTTCCACCTGACGGACGACGTCGAGGAGGCGGTGGCCCTGGTCAGCAAGGAGACCGGCCGCTGA
- a CDS encoding DivIVA domain-containing protein — MAVAMVVVVAAVTLAVVGGAENEVLPEAPPEHLVDPLPPTRPVSRADIEALRLPMAARGYRMLDVDEVLDRLAAELAERDARIAELESALAGAQATAAGRTDLFDEQPPRRDAAEDER, encoded by the coding sequence TTGGCTGTAGCGATGGTCGTCGTCGTGGCCGCGGTGACCCTCGCGGTGGTCGGCGGCGCGGAGAACGAGGTGCTGCCCGAGGCGCCGCCCGAGCACCTCGTCGACCCGCTCCCGCCGACCAGGCCCGTCAGCCGCGCCGACATCGAGGCGCTGCGACTGCCGATGGCGGCCCGCGGGTACCGCATGCTCGACGTCGACGAGGTCCTCGACCGGCTGGCAGCCGAACTCGCCGAGCGCGACGCGCGCATCGCCGAGCTGGAGTCCGCGCTCGCCGGCGCCCAGGCCACCGCCGCCGGGCGGACGGACCTCTTCGACGAGCAGCCGCCGCGCCGCGACGCGGCGGAGGACGAGCGGTGA
- the fdxA gene encoding ferredoxin, which translates to MTYVIAQPCVDVKDKACIEECPVDCIYEGKRSLYIHPDECVDCGACEPVCPVEAIFYEDDTPEEWKDYYKANVEFFDELGSPGGASKLGLIERDHPFIAALPPQNG; encoded by the coding sequence GTGACCTACGTCATCGCGCAGCCTTGTGTCGACGTCAAGGACAAGGCGTGCATCGAGGAGTGCCCCGTCGACTGCATCTACGAGGGCAAGCGGTCCTTGTACATCCATCCGGACGAATGCGTCGACTGCGGGGCCTGTGAGCCGGTCTGCCCGGTCGAGGCGATCTTCTACGAGGACGACACCCCGGAGGAGTGGAAGGACTACTACAAGGCGAACGTCGAGTTCTTCGACGAGCTCGGCTCGCCCGGTGGTGCCTCGAAGCTCGGTCTGATCGAGCGTGACCACCCCTTCATCGCCGCCCTGCCGCCGCAGAACGGCTGA
- the folP gene encoding dihydropteroate synthase: MLRLGRREFDAHEPVVMAIVNRTPDSFYDQGATFRDEPALARVEQAVAEGAAIVDVGGVKAGPGEEVDAEEEARRTVGFVAEVRRRHPDVVISVDTWRHEVGEAVCEAGADLLNDAWGGVDPKLAEVAARYGAGLVCTHAGGALPRTRPHRVGYDDVMADILRVTVGLAERAVALGVPRESVLIDPGHDFGKNTRHSLEATRRLGEMVATGWPVLVSLSNKDFVGETLDRPVKERLVGTLATTAVSAWLGAQVYRVHEVAETRQVLDMVASIAGHREPAVARRGLA, translated from the coding sequence ATGCTGCGCCTGGGACGACGCGAATTCGACGCGCACGAGCCGGTGGTCATGGCCATCGTGAACCGGACCCCCGACTCCTTCTACGACCAGGGCGCCACCTTCCGCGACGAGCCGGCGCTCGCCCGGGTCGAGCAGGCGGTCGCCGAGGGCGCCGCGATCGTCGACGTCGGCGGGGTGAAGGCGGGCCCCGGCGAGGAGGTCGACGCCGAGGAGGAGGCGCGGCGCACGGTCGGCTTCGTGGCGGAGGTGCGGCGGCGCCACCCGGACGTGGTGATCAGCGTCGACACCTGGCGGCACGAGGTGGGCGAGGCCGTCTGCGAGGCGGGCGCGGACCTGCTGAACGACGCGTGGGGCGGCGTCGACCCGAAGCTCGCCGAGGTCGCCGCGCGGTACGGGGCGGGGCTGGTGTGCACGCACGCGGGCGGTGCGCTACCGCGGACCCGGCCGCACCGCGTCGGTTACGACGACGTGATGGCGGACATCCTGCGGGTGACGGTCGGCCTGGCCGAGCGGGCCGTGGCACTGGGCGTGCCGCGCGAGTCGGTGCTGATCGACCCGGGGCACGACTTCGGCAAGAACACCCGGCACTCGCTGGAGGCCACGCGGCGGCTCGGGGAGATGGTCGCGACGGGCTGGCCGGTGCTCGTGTCGCTCTCCAACAAGGACTTCGTCGGGGAGACCCTGGACCGGCCGGTGAAGGAGCGGCTCGTCGGCACGCTGGCGACGACGGCGGTCTCGGCGTGGCTGGGGGCGCAGGTGTACCGGGTGCACGAGGTCGCCGAGACGCGGCAGGTCCTGGACATGGTGGCGTCCATCGCGGGGCACCGCGAGCCCGCGGTCGCCCGGCGCGGCCTGGCCTGA
- a CDS encoding transglutaminase family protein — MSGAHDRPEADRWRTRFAREAREERPDLAALCLLIGAEAEPELGQPELDAAEIELDRLAGLLPYGPKSPRAWAAALAALLGTRCGFHGTPADYRHLESSLLHHVLRRRRGLPILLSVVWAEVARRAGAHVYGVALPGHFVVGFGDPQEQVLADPFAGGRLLTGADAELLVAGATGEPLRPSMLTPADPLDVVLRVLNNIRAWAAGRPERSDVALWAVELALLLPSHPARLRYERAQLLVRRGEFAAGAAEIEAYAEVVDAVEPTTAATLRAHARAARARLN; from the coding sequence GTGAGCGGCGCGCACGACCGGCCGGAGGCGGACCGGTGGCGGACGCGGTTCGCGCGGGAGGCGCGCGAGGAGCGGCCCGACCTGGCCGCGCTCTGTCTGCTGATCGGCGCCGAGGCGGAGCCGGAGCTGGGACAGCCGGAGCTGGACGCCGCCGAGATCGAACTGGACCGCCTCGCCGGGCTCCTGCCGTACGGGCCGAAGTCCCCGCGCGCCTGGGCGGCGGCGCTCGCCGCGCTGCTCGGCACCCGGTGCGGCTTCCACGGCACCCCCGCCGACTACCGGCACCTGGAGTCTTCGCTCCTCCACCACGTGCTGCGGCGGCGCCGGGGCCTGCCGATCCTGCTGTCGGTGGTGTGGGCGGAGGTCGCCCGGCGCGCCGGCGCCCACGTGTACGGGGTCGCCCTGCCCGGCCACTTCGTCGTCGGCTTCGGGGACCCGCAGGAGCAGGTGCTGGCCGACCCCTTCGCCGGGGGCCGACTGCTGACCGGCGCCGACGCGGAACTGCTCGTGGCCGGCGCCACCGGGGAGCCGCTGCGGCCGTCGATGCTGACGCCCGCCGACCCGCTCGACGTCGTCCTGCGCGTCCTGAACAACATCCGCGCCTGGGCCGCCGGGCGCCCCGAGCGCTCCGACGTGGCCCTGTGGGCGGTGGAGCTGGCCCTGCTGCTCCCCTCCCACCCGGCGCGGCTGCGCTACGAGCGCGCCCAGCTGCTCGTGCGGCGGGGCGAGTTCGCGGCGGGCGCGGCGGAGATCGAGGCGTACGCGGAGGTCGTCGACGCGGTCGAGCCGACCACGGCCGCCACCCTGCGCGCCCACGCGCGGGCCGCCCGGGCGCGGCTGAACTGA
- the mshB gene encoding N-acetyl-1-D-myo-inositol-2-amino-2-deoxy-alpha-D-glucopyranoside deacetylase: MTDLPARRLLLVHAHPDDESINNGATMARYAAEGAQVTLVTCTRGEEGEVVPPSLAHLAPDRDDRLGPHRVGELAAAMRELGVTDHRFLGGPGRFRDSGMMGVPQNHREGSFYGTPVDEAAAHLVDIVREVRPQVLVTYDPDGGYGHPDHIQAHRVAVRAAELAADPAYRPDAGTPHAIAKVYWNRVPRSVAEEGFAALRAATGVTFPGIADIGDVPGVVDDALVTTEIDGTAYADRKIAALCAHATQISVQDRFFALSNHLGQPVFVREYYQLVHGPSGAPDGERETDLFAGVEA, translated from the coding sequence ATGACGGATCTCCCCGCCCGTCGTCTGCTCCTGGTGCACGCGCACCCCGACGACGAGTCGATCAACAACGGCGCCACCATGGCCAGGTACGCGGCCGAAGGCGCCCAGGTCACGCTCGTGACCTGCACACGCGGCGAGGAGGGCGAGGTCGTCCCGCCCTCCCTCGCCCACCTCGCACCCGACCGCGACGACCGCCTCGGGCCGCACCGCGTCGGTGAACTCGCCGCCGCGATGAGGGAGCTGGGCGTCACCGACCACCGCTTCCTCGGCGGCCCCGGGCGCTTCCGCGACTCCGGGATGATGGGCGTCCCGCAGAACCACCGCGAGGGCTCCTTCTACGGCACCCCCGTCGACGAGGCGGCCGCCCACCTGGTCGACATCGTCCGGGAGGTCCGCCCGCAGGTCCTGGTGACCTACGACCCCGACGGCGGGTACGGCCACCCCGACCACATCCAGGCCCACCGCGTCGCCGTCCGCGCCGCCGAACTGGCCGCCGACCCCGCGTACCGCCCCGACGCCGGCACCCCGCACGCCATCGCGAAGGTCTACTGGAACCGCGTGCCGCGCTCGGTCGCCGAGGAGGGCTTCGCCGCCCTGCGCGCCGCGACCGGCGTGACGTTCCCCGGCATCGCGGACATCGGCGACGTCCCGGGCGTGGTCGACGACGCGCTGGTCACCACGGAGATCGACGGCACGGCGTACGCGGACCGGAAGATCGCCGCCCTGTGTGCCCACGCCACACAAATCAGTGTGCAGGACAGGTTCTTCGCCCTCTCCAACCACCTGGGGCAGCCCGTCTTCGTCCGTGAGTACTACCAGTTGGTCCACGGCCCGTCCGGTGCGCCGGACGGGGAGCGCGAGACCGACCTCTTCGCGGGGGTGGAGGCGTGA
- the dapE gene encoding succinyl-diaminopimelate desuccinylase, with protein MPDSTPEASSHPALDLTLDGAALTAALVDFPSVSGTEKPLADAIEEALRTLPHLTVDRYGNNVVARTALGRAERVVLAGHIDTVPIADNVPSRLDGDGVLWGCGTSDMKSGVAVQLRIAATVPAPNRDLTFVFYDNEEVAAHLNGLGHVADAHPEWLEGDFAVLLEPSDAQVEGGCQGTLRVHLKLTGERAHSARSWMGSNAVHAAAPVLARLAAYEPRRPVIDGLEYHEGLNAVGISGGVATNVIPDECTVVVNFRYAPDRTMREAEEHVREVFADCGVAEFVVDDHTGGALPGLSHPAAAAFMAAVGGTAKPKFGWTDVARFSALGVPAVNYGPGDPIYAHKRDEHVAVDRIAHCERRLYDWLTA; from the coding sequence ATGCCCGACTCCACGCCTGAGGCGTCCTCGCACCCTGCTCTGGACCTCACCCTGGACGGCGCCGCGCTGACCGCCGCCCTGGTCGACTTCCCCTCCGTCAGCGGCACGGAGAAACCCCTGGCGGACGCGATCGAGGAGGCGCTGCGGACCCTCCCGCACCTCACCGTCGACCGGTACGGGAACAACGTCGTCGCCCGCACCGCCCTGGGCCGCGCCGAGCGCGTCGTCCTCGCCGGCCACATCGACACCGTGCCGATCGCCGACAACGTCCCCTCCCGGCTGGACGGGGACGGCGTCCTGTGGGGCTGCGGCACCTCCGACATGAAGTCGGGCGTAGCGGTCCAGCTCCGCATCGCGGCGACCGTCCCCGCCCCCAACCGCGACCTCACGTTCGTCTTCTACGACAACGAGGAGGTCGCCGCGCACCTCAACGGCCTCGGACACGTGGCGGACGCCCACCCGGAGTGGCTGGAGGGCGACTTCGCCGTCCTGCTGGAGCCGTCCGACGCCCAGGTCGAGGGCGGCTGCCAGGGCACCCTGCGCGTCCACCTCAAGCTGACGGGCGAGCGCGCCCACTCGGCCCGCTCCTGGATGGGCTCCAACGCCGTCCACGCCGCCGCCCCCGTCCTGGCCCGCCTCGCCGCCTACGAGCCGCGCCGCCCGGTCATCGACGGCCTGGAGTACCACGAGGGGCTCAACGCCGTCGGCATCTCCGGCGGCGTCGCCACCAACGTCATCCCCGACGAGTGCACGGTCGTCGTCAACTTCCGCTACGCCCCCGACCGCACCATGCGGGAGGCCGAGGAGCACGTGCGGGAGGTCTTCGCCGACTGCGGGGTCGCCGAGTTCGTCGTCGACGACCACACCGGCGGCGCCCTCCCCGGCCTGTCCCACCCGGCGGCCGCGGCGTTCATGGCGGCGGTCGGCGGCACCGCCAAGCCCAAGTTCGGCTGGACCGACGTCGCCCGGTTCAGCGCCCTGGGCGTGCCCGCGGTCAACTACGGACCCGGCGACCCGATCTACGCGCACAAGCGGGACGAGCACGTCGCCGTCGACCGGATCGCCCACTGCGAGCGCCGGCTGTACGACTGGCTCACCGCCTGA
- a CDS encoding DUF6113 family protein, translated as MSTATKAAVHAVLVVLGVLVGLAGALVQGAFLPGGLLLALLAGAALFHGGLRAAGGQAGVMTSGLGWLAAVVAVGFGRGEGDKVFWGGLADLVFVLGGMALAVMCATYSTLPQQRGRARALDR; from the coding sequence GTGAGCACCGCGACGAAGGCCGCCGTCCACGCCGTCCTCGTCGTCCTCGGTGTCCTCGTCGGGCTGGCAGGGGCGCTGGTCCAGGGCGCCTTCCTCCCCGGCGGGTTGCTGCTCGCCCTCCTGGCCGGCGCCGCGCTGTTCCACGGGGGTCTGCGGGCGGCCGGCGGGCAGGCGGGCGTCATGACGTCCGGCCTCGGCTGGCTCGCGGCGGTCGTGGCGGTCGGTTTCGGCCGCGGCGAGGGGGACAAGGTCTTCTGGGGCGGCCTCGCCGACCTGGTGTTCGTCCTCGGCGGCATGGCGCTCGCTGTGATGTGCGCCACTTACTCCACTCTCCCCCAACAGCGCGGCCGCGCACGGGCACTTGACAGGTGA
- a CDS encoding prolyl oligopeptidase family serine peptidase produces MTSRQQSSFPRQYARTRRYALGAPRSFTVSPDGSRVVFLRSPSGTEPAHRLYVLDLAGGEVRERVAADPRELLGGAGERLSAQERTRRERSREVARGVVGYAVDAAVELAAFALSGRLYVAELRAGTTRPLPARGPVLDPRPSPDGRLVAYVSDGALRVVPVEDGDGADRALAEPEGEHVAYGTAEHVAAESMDRSRGFWWSPDSDRLLVARVDNAAVEGWWIADPAHPEREPARVAYPAAGTDNADVRLFLLGVADGARTEVVWDRGRFPYLARAHWSAAGPPLLLVQARDQRTQEYLEVDTDSGATRAVHREEDGRWLELVSGVPSRTPDGRLVRVADEGGARVLVVGDRPLTDGRLHVRAVLDVGDGDVLVSASAGASADDPEIGAIHVYRVGPGGAERVSAGPGVHGAVRGGPVTVLASALPDRPGTRVRVLRDGEPLAEVASYAETPVLSPRLALTVSGPHRVPCAVLLPHGYEEGDGPLPVLMDPYGGPHGQRVVAAHDRHLTSQWFADQGFAVVVADGRGTPGRSPDWEKAIAGRHTLALDDQVAALRGLAGRYPLDLGRVAIRGWSYGGFLAGLAVLRRPDVFHAAVVGAPVTDHRLYDTHYTERYLGGMPQDVPEVYRANSLVWDGGLVEPREPARPMMIIHGMADDNVVVAHTLRLSSALLAAGRPHEVVPLTGVTHMTPQEQVAENLLLLQLDFLRRALPAG; encoded by the coding sequence ATGACCTCGCGGCAGCAGAGCTCGTTCCCCCGCCAGTACGCGCGGACCCGGCGCTACGCCCTGGGAGCACCACGGTCGTTCACCGTGTCACCCGACGGTTCCCGGGTCGTCTTCCTGCGTTCGCCCTCGGGGACGGAGCCGGCGCACCGGCTGTACGTCCTGGACCTGGCCGGCGGGGAGGTGCGCGAGCGGGTCGCCGCCGACCCGCGGGAGTTGCTGGGCGGGGCCGGTGAGCGGCTGTCGGCGCAGGAGCGCACGCGCCGGGAGCGCAGCCGTGAGGTGGCGCGGGGCGTGGTCGGCTACGCGGTCGACGCGGCGGTCGAGTTGGCGGCGTTCGCCCTGTCCGGGCGGTTGTACGTCGCCGAGCTGCGGGCCGGGACGACGCGCCCGCTGCCCGCGCGCGGGCCGGTGCTCGACCCGCGGCCGTCGCCGGACGGCCGGCTCGTGGCGTACGTGTCGGACGGGGCGCTGCGGGTGGTCCCGGTCGAGGACGGCGACGGGGCGGACCGGGCGCTCGCCGAGCCCGAGGGCGAGCACGTGGCCTACGGGACGGCGGAACACGTGGCGGCCGAGTCGATGGACCGCTCGCGGGGCTTCTGGTGGTCGCCGGACTCCGACCGGCTGCTCGTGGCGCGGGTCGACAACGCCGCCGTGGAGGGGTGGTGGATCGCCGACCCCGCGCACCCGGAGCGCGAGCCGGCGCGCGTGGCGTACCCGGCGGCGGGGACGGACAACGCCGACGTGCGCCTGTTCCTGCTCGGGGTGGCGGACGGCGCGCGGACGGAGGTCGTGTGGGACCGGGGCCGGTTCCCGTACCTCGCACGGGCGCACTGGTCGGCCGCGGGGCCCCCGCTGCTGCTCGTACAGGCCCGTGACCAGCGCACGCAGGAGTACCTGGAGGTCGACACGGACAGCGGGGCGACCCGTGCCGTCCACCGGGAGGAGGACGGCCGTTGGCTGGAACTTGTCTCCGGCGTTCCCTCCCGGACACCCGACGGGCGGCTCGTGCGGGTCGCGGACGAGGGCGGGGCGCGCGTTCTCGTCGTCGGCGACCGCCCCCTGACGGACGGGCGGTTGCACGTGCGGGCGGTGCTGGACGTGGGCGACGGTGACGTGCTGGTCTCGGCCTCGGCGGGCGCGTCGGCGGACGACCCGGAAATTGGCGCGATCCATGTGTACCGGGTGGGCCCCGGGGGCGCCGAACGGGTCTCGGCGGGGCCGGGCGTCCACGGCGCGGTGCGCGGCGGCCCGGTGACCGTCCTCGCCTCGGCGCTGCCCGACCGGCCGGGGACGCGGGTGCGGGTGCTGCGGGACGGCGAGCCGCTCGCGGAGGTCGCCTCGTACGCCGAGACGCCCGTGCTGTCGCCCCGCCTGGCGCTCACCGTGTCGGGCCCGCACCGCGTGCCCTGCGCGGTGCTGCTGCCGCACGGGTACGAGGAGGGGGACGGGCCCCTGCCGGTGCTGATGGACCCGTACGGGGGCCCGCACGGGCAGCGGGTGGTGGCGGCGCACGACCGGCACCTGACCTCCCAGTGGTTCGCCGACCAGGGGTTCGCGGTGGTCGTCGCGGACGGACGGGGCACGCCGGGGCGCTCGCCCGACTGGGAGAAGGCCATCGCCGGGCGGCACACGCTGGCGCTGGACGACCAGGTCGCCGCCCTGCGGGGGCTCGCCGGGCGGTATCCGCTGGACCTCGGGCGGGTGGCGATCCGGGGCTGGTCCTACGGCGGCTTCCTGGCGGGGCTCGCGGTGCTGCGGCGCCCCGACGTCTTCCACGCCGCCGTGGTGGGGGCCCCGGTGACGGACCACCGGCTCTACGACACCCACTACACCGAGCGGTACCTCGGCGGGATGCCCCAGGACGTGCCGGAGGTCTACCGGGCGAACTCACTGGTGTGGGACGGCGGGCTCGTGGAGCCACGGGAGCCCGCCCGGCCCATGATGATCATCCATGGGATGGCGGACGACAACGTGGTCGTCGCCCATACGCTGCGGCTGTCCTCGGCCCTGCTCGCGGCGGGCCGCCCCCATGAGGTGGTCCCGCTGACGGGCGTGACGCATATGACGCCGCAGGAACAGGTCGCGGAGAACCTGCTGCTGCTCCAACTCGACTTCCTGCGCCGGGCACTCCCCGCGGGGTGA
- a CDS encoding GNAT family N-acetyltransferase, whose amino-acid sequence MEFTAGGRLEVQITPSDVGKRVSVRRLGDPASGPETFTDTVGVLTSWDDGVLLITRRTGESVRIAESSLVAGKVVPAAPARRRGPAAGFAELARVQARSWPPEEAEPLGEWTLRAARGFTRRANSVLPLGAPGVPLDDALARVVAWYGERGLTPYVQAATGAEGTQETLCAALQERGWRREVTAEVRVAGLAPVADLTADTTRVVLARTPDAAWLRRYQRVGEPGPHVLRVLSGGPSVWFASVAGEEGAPAAIGRCVVDGRWAGFSAVEVDPARRRGGLATAVMAALAARALAQGASAAWLQVEEDNTAARALYDGMGFALHHRYHHFRPDRAGA is encoded by the coding sequence GTGGAGTTCACTGCGGGCGGACGCCTTGAAGTCCAGATCACACCATCTGACGTGGGTAAACGGGTGTCTGTCCGCCGGTTGGGGGACCCCGCGTCGGGACCGGAGACGTTCACCGACACCGTCGGGGTTCTCACATCCTGGGACGACGGTGTGTTGCTGATCACACGGCGGACCGGTGAGAGCGTCCGGATCGCGGAATCCTCGCTGGTCGCGGGCAAGGTCGTGCCCGCCGCGCCCGCCCGCAGACGGGGCCCCGCCGCGGGCTTCGCCGAGCTCGCGCGCGTGCAGGCCCGGTCCTGGCCGCCGGAGGAGGCCGAGCCACTCGGAGAGTGGACGCTGCGCGCCGCGCGCGGCTTCACCCGCCGGGCCAATTCGGTGCTCCCCCTCGGCGCTCCCGGCGTACCGCTCGACGACGCCCTCGCGCGTGTCGTGGCCTGGTACGGCGAGCGCGGGCTGACCCCGTACGTCCAGGCCGCCACCGGGGCCGAGGGCACCCAGGAGACGCTGTGCGCCGCCCTGCAGGAGCGGGGCTGGCGGCGGGAGGTCACGGCCGAGGTGCGGGTCGCGGGGCTGGCGCCCGTCGCGGACCTGACCGCCGACACGACCCGGGTGGTCCTGGCCCGGACCCCCGACGCGGCCTGGCTGCGCCGCTACCAGCGGGTCGGCGAGCCCGGCCCGCACGTGCTGCGGGTGCTGTCCGGCGGCCCGTCGGTGTGGTTCGCGTCCGTAGCCGGCGAGGAGGGGGCCCCGGCGGCGATCGGGCGGTGCGTGGTCGACGGCCGGTGGGCGGGCTTCTCCGCCGTCGAGGTCGACCCGGCGCGGCGGCGCGGGGGCCTGGCCACGGCCGTCATGGCGGCGCTCGCCGCCCGCGCCCTCGCCCAGGGCGCCTCCGCGGCCTGGCTCCAGGTGGAGGAGGACAACACCGCGGCCCGCGCCCTCTACGACGGCATGGGCTTCGCGCTCCACCACCGCTACCACCACTTCCGCCCGGACCGGGCCGGCGCGTGA
- a CDS encoding bifunctional succinyldiaminopimelate transaminase/glutamate-prephenate aminotransferase, with amino-acid sequence MSAVSSRLPVFPWDKLEPYKKTAAAHPDGIVDLSVGTPVDPVPELVQRALVEAADSPGYPTVWGTAALRDALAGWCERRLGARAVAHTEVLPVVGSKELVAWLPTQLGLGPGDRVAYPRLAYPTYEVGARLAGATPVVYDDPTELDPAGLKLLWLNSPSNPTGRVLGKDELTRIVAWAREHGVLLLSDECYLELGWEGDPVSVLHEDVCGGSYEGIVAVHSLSKRSNLAGYRAAFVAGDAAVLGELLRIRKHAGMMVPAPVQAATVAALGDDAHVREQRARYAERRTALRTALVSHGFRIEHSEASLYLWATRDEPCWDTVGYLAELGVLVAPGDFYGVAGERFVRVALTATDERVAAAVKRLG; translated from the coding sequence GTGTCCGCAGTCTCCTCCCGCCTACCCGTGTTCCCGTGGGACAAGCTGGAGCCGTACAAGAAGACGGCCGCGGCCCACCCCGACGGCATCGTCGACCTGTCCGTCGGGACCCCCGTGGACCCCGTGCCCGAGCTGGTGCAGCGGGCCCTGGTCGAGGCGGCCGACTCGCCCGGCTACCCGACGGTCTGGGGCACCGCCGCCCTGCGCGACGCGCTCGCCGGCTGGTGCGAGCGGCGGCTCGGCGCCCGCGCGGTCGCGCACACCGAGGTCCTGCCGGTCGTCGGCTCCAAGGAGCTGGTGGCCTGGCTGCCGACCCAGCTGGGCCTGGGCCCCGGCGACCGCGTCGCCTACCCGCGGCTGGCCTACCCGACGTACGAGGTCGGCGCGCGCCTGGCGGGGGCCACCCCGGTGGTCTACGACGACCCGACGGAGCTCGACCCGGCCGGGCTGAAGCTGCTGTGGCTCAACTCGCCGTCCAACCCCACGGGCCGGGTCCTCGGGAAGGACGAGCTGACCCGGATCGTCGCCTGGGCGCGGGAGCACGGCGTCCTGCTGCTGAGCGACGAGTGCTACCTGGAGCTGGGCTGGGAGGGCGACCCGGTCTCCGTCCTGCACGAGGACGTCTGCGGCGGCTCGTACGAGGGGATCGTCGCCGTCCACTCCCTGTCGAAGCGGTCCAACCTCGCCGGGTACCGCGCCGCGTTCGTCGCCGGTGACGCGGCGGTCCTCGGCGAACTGCTGCGGATCCGCAAGCACGCCGGGATGATGGTGCCCGCGCCGGTGCAGGCGGCGACGGTCGCGGCGCTCGGCGACGACGCGCACGTGCGCGAGCAGCGCGCGCGGTACGCGGAGCGCAGGACGGCGCTGCGGACGGCGCTGGTCTCCCACGGCTTCCGCATCGAGCACAGCGAGGCGAGCCTCTACCTGTGGGCCACGCGCGACGAGCCGTGCTGGGACACCGTCGGGTACCTGGCGGAGCTCGGCGTCCTGGTGGCGCCCGGCGACTTCTACGGCGTGGCGGGGGAGCGGTTCGTGCGCGTCGCGCTCACGGCAACGGACGAGCGCGTCGCGGCGGCGGTCAAGCGCCTCGGCTGA